The Candidatus Hydrogenedentota bacterium DNA window TATTATGCCGGACCGCTAGCCGGTTACCATCCCGAATGCGAGATTGGGCTCACCATCCAAAACACGCCCGGCGGCGCGCGTCTCTATGTGGACCTCGTTCGCGATCGGTTGTTTGCGCATCTCCGGGCCAAACTCGCCTCCGACTCGAAGTGGCCCGGGGTGGAGGAAGCATACTGGGACGGCCGATACCTAGACGCCACTGTGGGGCTCGAGGCGTTCCTCGATCCTGCCCTTGTGAAAAGCGCATACGAACACCCGTTCGTCATGAACGGACGCTCGTTATCGCGAAGCATGTCGATCATGGAGCCAGCGGGAACCTACAACAACTCGCTTGCCTCATTGCCTGTCGAAGCTCTCAAGAGTGTGCGCCCCGATTTCAATCCGCGCAACTGCGTGGTGGTCAACGGCAACTACTGGCTTGCATGGCGGCCCATTCCGCATCAGGTAGACGATTGGGACTTTGACGGAGTGGAGAAGGTTATCTTTCCGTTCGATCAGCGACGTAGCGAAGAGCGTATGATTGTTATCTTCTATGAGCCCGAAGGCGAAGTTGCGCCATCGTATCCGGCGCTGACGCGCGCGGTGCTTGATACGCCCGCCTATGTCGCTTGGGAGTCCGACGCGGGAGCCTATCGATTCTACACGGGGCAATTCGACTTCTTTGGCAAACACGAGTCGCGGCTGTTGCCACGGCCCGAGCGCCTGCTCTATCCCACGTCTAAAGATGTGAATTACCATGCCGAGCAGCCGTGGGGCATGGATGCGTTGCACGTGAACAAGACGAGCGGTCTCGGCGGACTCACGCTGTATATTGGAGATAAGGAGTATCCAATCCAAAGCCCGGCCGGCGAGGGCCATGTGAAATTCGAGCACCGCGTGCTGGGTGCGGGGCCGGTGCGCGCGGCTGTGGAGATCGTCGCGAAGAATGTGATTCCTGAGTCGCCCGAGATGGATGTTGTCTTGCGTTGTTACATCTACGCTACGCATCCGGAGACTATGATCGATGTCCGTCTTCCCAAAGGCCTCGGAGACGCGAAGATCGCCCCTGGTCTTCTGAAACTTGCCGAAGAGAAACGTTTCTCGGACATGGGTCTCGGCTGCATGGGAACCTGGGGTAGGCAAGACGACGACATCGGCGAAATAGGACTGGCGGTGATGGTTCCCCCTGGGTTGGTGCAGGGCCTAATCGATTTGCCCGACGAGCAACGTTTGAAGTGCTCGCTCCTCGACCTTCAAACCTTCAACTTCCGCTATTGGATCATTGGCACGTGGCGCCGTGGTATGCAATACCCTATCGCACCCGACGCAAGCACGTGGGAAAGCATGCTCAAAGAAGTTGATCGCCACACTCTCGACTAGGAACTTATTCGTGGATGGTCTTCGTACCTGGCGGGGCCGCTGCTTCCTCAATTCATAGGACGGATCTGTCGGATCGGACCGATCCGTCCTATTCGGAAATAGCAGCACCCTGGTGCGTTCTAGGGCAGTGTGATCTCGCGTCCGGTCCGGCTCGATTCGTAGGCGGCTTCGGCGACGGCGACGGATTGGCGGCCGTCCCAGCCGGTGCCGCCGTAGCCTTCGCCCGCGTGGACGGCGTCAACGAGGCGTTGGATAATGGCGGCGTAGGTTTTTAGCCGGACCGGATCGAGAAATCCTTTACCGGCCCAATCAATGGGTTCCTGTTTCGCCACGACTTCCCAGGGGCCGCCATCGCGCGTCACGCGGAGCTCGCCGTACCAATCCGAATCGATGTTGCCGCGTTCGCAGACAACCTGCGTCGCGCCGCCGGTGCGCGGTATGCCGGGGGCTGGCACTTCGAACGAGCAGAAGATGGTGCAGACCGTGCCGTCCGCAAGTGTGAGCACGAGATCTGAGGTGCTGTCCACGGAGTATTGGGGATCGAAGCTGCGGAGTTTCGCGAAGACTCGCGCGACCTCCTTGCCAGTGAACCATCGTACCTGATCGATGTTGTGAATGCCGTGTCCCATGAGCACGCCAACGTTTTCGGGCAATAGCTGCCATTGGGGCGTGGTCTTCATGCCGTTGGGCACGATCTGAATGTTGTGCATCGAATACAGGCGGCCCAGTTCGCCCGATTGAATCATCCTGCGAGTTTCGATGTTGCAGGTCCGTTCGCGCTGTGTGAAGGTGATCTCGCAGCGGAGTTCCTTCTCTTTGCATGCTTCAAGGATTTCGTCGCAAGCGGCCGCCGTGGTGGCCATGGGTTTGTCAATGACAATGTGTTTGCCTGCCTGGGCAGCGGCAAGACCTTGGGGTCCGTGCAGCGCGTGCGGCGTGGCGATGCATACCGCATCCACGTCTGAGCGCGCGAGCAATGCCTCAACGGAAGGCTCTGAGGCGACGTTGTATTCTGAAGCAAGTTGTTGCGCGCGTGTTCCGCCCGCTACCGCGACGAGTTTCGCGTTCTTGACCTGTGTTGCGAGCGTTCGGGCATAGGTCTGCCCCATGAAACCCGCGCCGATGATTCCGAATCCCAAGCAACGTTTGTCGTTCGCCATGATTCCAGCACTCCCCCGGAAAATCGTTGTCTCACTCTATTCGCAGCATCCTAGCCCGCAATTTGCACCGGCGCAACTGAGTACTGGTTGAGCGCGCCTTCCGCTTGACGTATAACGGTGCGCGAGTCTTTCAACGTGGGAGTGCCTGTCATGATTCGGAAAACGCGAGCGCTTGCAGCAGTTGTGTGCGTCATTCTGCTTACGCCTTCTTTCGCACATGCGTGGAGAGGTTTTGTGTGGGATGAGTGGTTGTCGATTACGAAGGCCGCCAAGCCGGAAGTAACGAGTCCGCAGGCGGGACACCATGAGCTGCTGCCGCTTCTCAAGACGGCGTTCGATTCCGAGAAGGCGATTGCCACGACCGGTGAGTGGGAGGCCAAACGGGAGAGCATCAAGACAGTACTGCAAGCATTCTTGGGCACTCCGGGGACAATTGAACGGCCTCAGCCGAAGGCGGTCGAGGTGGGCCGCGAAGACATGGGCAGTTACGAACGCATACATCTGCGCATCGCGGGGGAACCGAACGACGACATCCCTGCGTATTATCTGCGTCCGAAAAAGTTGGCGAGTGCGAATTCGCCGGTGATGATCGTCTTGCATCAGACGCAAGCGCCCGGAAAGCAGGAAGCGTGCGGCGTGACCGGCGACCCGGACATGGCGTTTGCGAAAGAGTTGGCCGAGCGCGGCGTGGTGTGTATCGCCCCGGACGCGATCGGATTCGGCGAGCGCATCCCCGAAGGTGGTGAACCCTACGACAACGCAATCGAGTTGTTCCGCAAGCACCCAACGTGGTCGTTCTTTGGAAAGATGAATTGGGACATTGCCCGAGTGATCGATTATCTCGAGACGTTGCCCGAAATTGACGCTAACAGGATCGGCGTTATCGGGCATTCGCACGGGGCTTACGGTTCGATCATGGCGGGGGTGTTCGAACCGAGGATTAAGCTTGTGATGGCGAGTTGCGGGTTCACAACGCTGCGGTCCGATCCGCGGCCCGACCGCTGGAGTCACCTCACCGCGTTGTTTCCGTATCTGGGATTCTATGTTGAGGACATCGATCAAGCGCCTTTCGATTGGCACGAGATTATTTCATGCCTCGCGCCAAAGCCTTATTTCAATTGGGCGACGTTGAACGACGACATCTTCCCGAATACGGATAATCTGAAAGACGTATATGAGCAAGTCGGCCAGGTCTACGCGCTCTACGGCAAGCAGGGGTCGTTTGTTGGCAAGCTGGGGCCGGGCAAACATCGTTTCCCGCCTGAGGTCCGGCACGAAGCCTACGCATGGATTGAGCAGCAGTTTAATGCGATGAAATAGGCGGCGCGTGTGTCATGAAGCTTTCCCGCGTCCTACAGCCTGCCTTGGTGTCATGCTGAGCAAAGCGAAGCATCTGGCTTAAAAACAGGACGGTCCATTTCCAGATGCTTCGCTTTGCTCAGCATGACATGAGGTAAGGTTTCCGGTTCTGGGGTTGACGCTACAATTTTGTCTTTTGCGTGAGGCGATCCAGTTTGAGACCCAGCCACGCGGCCTTGAAGAAGTTCGCGATTCCCTCAGAGAAGAGCGCATCAATGATCTTCGTGAACAGCGCGTACTTCTCGGGCGAATAGGGATACCAATGGGGTTCGCTCTTGTTGCTTTGCTTGTCGACCAAGATGGACTTGATGTTGCAGAAGGAATACAGGCCAAGCTGCCCCTTGTAACGGCCAAACCCACTGTCCTTTACACCGCCGAATGGCAAGGCACCGTTGCCTTGCGTGGCGAGCGCGTTGTTGATGGACACGTTACCCGTGTCCAGTGCGCGCGCAACGCGATCGGCGCGCTCGAGATCGGCGGACCATACGCTTGCGCTGAGACCGTACGGAGAATCGTTTGCAAGGCGTATCGCTTCTTCTTCCGTCTTGAACTTCGCAACCGACAAGACGGGGCCGAAGGTTTCTTCCACGTGCACCTGCATGGAATTGTCCGCATCGGTGACGATAGTCGGCGGAACCATGTGTCCGTCGCGTGTTCCGCCCAATGCGATGGTCGCGCCCTTTTCGCGGGCTTCCGCGAGCTGTTGTTCCACCGTATCGACCTGGAACGAAGCGGTCATGATGCCAACGTCGATGTTGCCGTTATCGGCATCGGTGCCCGCGGACTTGCTGACACGAAGCTTGCTGGCCTTGTCTTTTAGCGTGGCAACAAAGCGGTCGTAGATGCGTTCCTGCACAAAGATGCGCTCGATGGAGGTGCACGTTTGCCCCGCGTTGACGTAGCCGCCCCACAGCGCCCCGTTCACGGTGCGGTCAATGTCGACGTCGTCAAAAACGATCATCGGGTCCTTGCCGCCCAGCTCCAGTTCCACGGGGATTAGATGGTTTGCGGCCTGCGCCATCACCTTCTTGCCCGCGCCGACGCTTCCCGTGAAACAGATCTTGCGCGGTTTGGCGTCGATGAGTTTGTTGCCGGTGACGCGGCTTCCGTAGACGACCTGCAGGGCGTTCTTCAAGAAGCCTGAGTTGTCGAGGATGTCTTCGTACACACCCTTGAGCGGCGTGTAGCTTGACGGTTTCAGGATGACGGAATTGCCCGCCACCAAGGCGCAGATGATGGGATGGAAGCTCAACAGGAACGGATAGTTCCACGGCGAGATGATAAGCACGATTCCCATGGGTTCAAAGTAGATCTTCGATTTTCTGCCGAGCAGATAGATCGGAGTGTAGACCGCCTGGTCGGCGAGCGTCTTCTCGGCGGTCTTATCGTAGTAGGCGATGAGGTCAAGTAGCGCGTAGATTTCCAGAAGCAGGGCGTCCGTTTTGCACTTGCCCGTTTCTTCACAGATGCGCGCGACGATGCGTTCCTTGTTCGCAACAATGTAGTCGCGGAGTTTCCGGATTTCGTCCAGGCGTTGCCGGACGGACATGCTTTTGAGCGTATCGAAGGCAGCGCGGGCGTTGCCGTAGATGGCCGCGACCTCTTCGTCCGAGTATTCCTTCAGCGTGTAAAGGACGTTGCCGTTGCGCGGATTCCTGACCGGTACTTCTTCCATGTTTCTGCCCTCGTGCATCGCATCCACCCTTTGTCGATGCCGGACAAACGCACCCCCGCGTTTGGCGACCCAGGCGGATGCTTCCCCCATCCCCGCAAACGTACCGTGCTGGAGCTACGTTGCACACTGAAGATACCGGCAATCCGCGACGAAACACAAGCAGGAAGGCCGGACGTGTACGCGGGGAATTGGGCGCGCCTTAGGAGAACTGGAGAAGTGAGTGGCCTGAGATGTACTCTGCCCCGAGTAGTGCCGCGAGCAACGGCGGCGTAAGAGGGAGGTGCGGTCATGGCGGGGTCGTTGTCGAGACGTTCGTTTTTTAAAGGTGCCGCGGTGGGCGCGGGGGTATTTGCGCTGAGCCAGGGGGCCTCTGCTCAGGAGAAGCCTATTCAGGGTTTTGAGGATACGAAGAGCAACACCGACACGACGAAGACGTGGGAGCCCGTTTCTGACCGGAAGATCCGGCTCGGTATTGTTGGCTACGGCGTGTGCAAGTTTGGCGCGGCATTCGATTTGCAGAATCATCCCAATGTGGAGGTGGTTGCCGTCAGCGACCTGATTCCCGAACGTTGCGCCGAATTGGCGCAGGTGTGCAAGTGCACGAAGACCTATCCCTCGCTGGAAGAGTTGGTCAAGGACGACGCGATAGAGGCGGTGTTCGTGGCGACGGACGCGCCGAGCCATTGCCAGAACTGCATCGATGCGTTGCAGCACGGCAAACACGTGGCATCGGCGGTGCCCGCGGTGTTCGGATCGCTGGAAGATGCGGATCGGTTGTATGAGGCCGTCAAGAAGTCGGGACTCAATTACATGATGTTCGAGACGTCGGCCTATCACGATGAGTGCTATGCCATGCGCGAGATCTTCAAGGCGGGCGGCTTCGGGAAGATGGTGTATTCGGAGGGCGAGTATTACCACTACATGGACGTTCCCATCGATTCGTACAAGGGGTGGCGCGTGGGTCTGCCGCCTCAATACTATCCGACGCACTCGAATGCCTACTACGTCGCCGTTACCGGCGGGAGCTTCACGGAAGTGTCGTGCATGGGCATTCCGAGCATTATTCCGCACCTGCAACCCGCGAACAATCCCTACGCCAATCCGTATGGCACGGAGATAGCGTTGTTCCGGACGAGCGAAGGCGGCATGGCGCGCATGGCGGTCAGTTGGGACACGCCGGGCTCGGGCGGCGAGATGGGCCGCGTACGAGGCGAGCGCGGTTCGATGGCCGGCGTGAACTTCGAGGGCCTTGAGAAACCTGCTGTGAATATAGTGAAACCGCCCCTGCCGCCGACGGTCACGCCTGGCGGTCACGGTGGTTCGCACGGGTATCTCTGCAACGAATTCATCACGTCGATACTTCAGGCTCGCACGCCGCTGGTAAACATTGCGTGGGCGCTGAACATGACGGTTGCGGGAATCGTGGCGCACCAGTCGGCGATGAAGGGCGGAGAACTTCTCAAGATTCCGCAGTACACGCTGTAGGGACCTCTCTGCACACTAACGAGGTGAGACGCCGTGTGGGGGCTTGGGTATAGTGAGGACACGATGCCAGACGAGTTAGAAGGGAAGGCTGACGACGTCCTCGGAGAGGAATTGCGCGTAGAGGTACAACCTACGGAGAAGGTCGTCAAGACTGCCATCTTCTCCGTTGCTTGTGTTTGGGTAGTCTCTCTGACTTTTGACCTGTTTATAGTTCTGAGCCAACGTTTTGGCAGCATTTGGGTTCACGAGCACTACTTTTGGGCGATAATCCAGTTGGTCGGCTATCGCACTCTGCTTACACTATTTGTGGCCCAAGTTTTGACAAACCTCTAAAACGCGCACACAACACGGTTCTACAATAGGGGACTTGTTTTTTGGGCGCCTCCTGAAACCACCGCAAGTAATACTTTGGTCGGACATTGTACGCGTGAAGTGTCGCGGTTTCGGTCTGCCGGTAGTCCTTTGGACGGAAGCGCGCAAGAAGGCAATCATTCTGCCGATGCTTTTTGCAGAGCGCAAGGATGCCTATCGCTTGGTGGCCAAGCACCTGCCCGCGGCCGTAATGGCGTCACGGGGGGCGCGAACGCTAAATGAAATCAGCAAGTGGAAGTGATTTCGTCTCCGAAAAGTGAGCGGCGGCTGAGCTGTGTCCAGTTTGGAAGGGCTCCTATATAGCCTGACGTCACGATCCGTCCGTGATATCCTTTTGCAGTCCTTTCCCTGTCCGCTTTAC harbors:
- a CDS encoding Gfo/Idh/MocA family oxidoreductase, with protein sequence MANDKRCLGFGIIGAGFMGQTYARTLATQVKNAKLVAVAGGTRAQQLASEYNVASEPSVEALLARSDVDAVCIATPHALHGPQGLAAAQAGKHIVIDKPMATTAAACDEILEACKEKELRCEITFTQRERTCNIETRRMIQSGELGRLYSMHNIQIVPNGMKTTPQWQLLPENVGVLMGHGIHNIDQVRWFTGKEVARVFAKLRSFDPQYSVDSTSDLVLTLADGTVCTIFCSFEVPAPGIPRTGGATQVVCERGNIDSDWYGELRVTRDGGPWEVVAKQEPIDWAGKGFLDPVRLKTYAAIIQRLVDAVHAGEGYGGTGWDGRQSVAVAEAAYESSRTGREITLP
- a CDS encoding alpha/beta fold hydrolase, producing MIRKTRALAAVVCVILLTPSFAHAWRGFVWDEWLSITKAAKPEVTSPQAGHHELLPLLKTAFDSEKAIATTGEWEAKRESIKTVLQAFLGTPGTIERPQPKAVEVGREDMGSYERIHLRIAGEPNDDIPAYYLRPKKLASANSPVMIVLHQTQAPGKQEACGVTGDPDMAFAKELAERGVVCIAPDAIGFGERIPEGGEPYDNAIELFRKHPTWSFFGKMNWDIARVIDYLETLPEIDANRIGVIGHSHGAYGSIMAGVFEPRIKLVMASCGFTTLRSDPRPDRWSHLTALFPYLGFYVEDIDQAPFDWHEIISCLAPKPYFNWATLNDDIFPNTDNLKDVYEQVGQVYALYGKQGSFVGKLGPGKHRFPPEVRHEAYAWIEQQFNAMK
- a CDS encoding Gfo/Idh/MocA family oxidoreductase, which codes for MAGSLSRRSFFKGAAVGAGVFALSQGASAQEKPIQGFEDTKSNTDTTKTWEPVSDRKIRLGIVGYGVCKFGAAFDLQNHPNVEVVAVSDLIPERCAELAQVCKCTKTYPSLEELVKDDAIEAVFVATDAPSHCQNCIDALQHGKHVASAVPAVFGSLEDADRLYEAVKKSGLNYMMFETSAYHDECYAMREIFKAGGFGKMVYSEGEYYHYMDVPIDSYKGWRVGLPPQYYPTHSNAYYVAVTGGSFTEVSCMGIPSIIPHLQPANNPYANPYGTEIALFRTSEGGMARMAVSWDTPGSGGEMGRVRGERGSMAGVNFEGLEKPAVNIVKPPLPPTVTPGGHGGSHGYLCNEFITSILQARTPLVNIAWALNMTVAGIVAHQSAMKGGELLKIPQYTL
- a CDS encoding aldehyde dehydrogenase family protein, which produces MEEVPVRNPRNGNVLYTLKEYSDEEVAAIYGNARAAFDTLKSMSVRQRLDEIRKLRDYIVANKERIVARICEETGKCKTDALLLEIYALLDLIAYYDKTAEKTLADQAVYTPIYLLGRKSKIYFEPMGIVLIISPWNYPFLLSFHPIICALVAGNSVILKPSSYTPLKGVYEDILDNSGFLKNALQVVYGSRVTGNKLIDAKPRKICFTGSVGAGKKVMAQAANHLIPVELELGGKDPMIVFDDVDIDRTVNGALWGGYVNAGQTCTSIERIFVQERIYDRFVATLKDKASKLRVSKSAGTDADNGNIDVGIMTASFQVDTVEQQLAEAREKGATIALGGTRDGHMVPPTIVTDADNSMQVHVEETFGPVLSVAKFKTEEEAIRLANDSPYGLSASVWSADLERADRVARALDTGNVSINNALATQGNGALPFGGVKDSGFGRYKGQLGLYSFCNIKSILVDKQSNKSEPHWYPYSPEKYALFTKIIDALFSEGIANFFKAAWLGLKLDRLTQKTKL